The following coding sequences are from one Shewanella putrefaciens window:
- a CDS encoding RNA methyltransferase — translation MLPSSQPMTDNEQVTNTEVTSVEMPSAELACEQTLDASAVFIGLVNPKTPVNVGGIMRASGCYGVNGVFYTGRRYELAARSGAVQYHVDTKDAGERIPLTGVTSLLAAIPADTQLICVDLVVGATPLPDFVHPAKAFYVFGPEDGTIGQEIIDKADAVVYVPTVGCMNLAASVNVLLYDRLAKSHRVAASLTSSLASGLPSNLSGDALIRQSRDNNNRTRVKVARESRKPRHIEASCVEPSCLEPSSSDNTIVVTAA, via the coding sequence ATGTTGCCTAGCTCCCAGCCGATGACTGACAACGAGCAAGTGACTAATACCGAAGTAACGAGTGTAGAAATGCCGAGTGCTGAATTAGCCTGTGAGCAAACGCTCGATGCTAGCGCGGTATTTATTGGTTTAGTGAATCCTAAAACGCCCGTTAACGTCGGTGGCATTATGCGCGCATCAGGTTGTTATGGCGTCAATGGCGTATTTTATACCGGCAGGCGCTACGAGTTAGCCGCGCGTTCGGGGGCTGTGCAATACCATGTCGATACTAAAGATGCTGGCGAGCGCATTCCGCTCACGGGCGTCACTTCATTGTTAGCCGCGATTCCGGCGGACACTCAGCTTATTTGTGTCGATTTGGTGGTGGGCGCAACGCCGCTGCCGGATTTTGTTCATCCCGCGAAAGCCTTTTATGTGTTTGGTCCTGAAGATGGCACCATTGGCCAAGAGATTATCGATAAAGCCGACGCCGTAGTGTATGTGCCTACGGTCGGTTGTATGAATCTTGCGGCTTCGGTCAATGTGTTGCTATACGACAGATTGGCCAAATCCCATCGCGTTGCTGCAAGCCTGACATCGAGCCTAGCATCTGGTCTACCTTCGAACCTAAGTGGCGATGCGCTTATTCGTCAGAGTCGCGATAACAACAATCGTACTCGGGTAAAAGTGGCAAGAGAATCGAGAAAGCCCCGACATATTGAGGCTAGTTGTGTAGAGCCTAGCTGTCTTGAACCTAGCAGCAGTGATAACACTATTGTTGTTACTGCCGCTTAA
- a CDS encoding YfcL family protein: MLEHYEDALEQWIASVVSHGDDDALFACGYLQGHVAVVLSQLEAQGETDLDALMLKMTDCLALARQELNDADYALVEQAWAQLQAKIIGELDVA, from the coding sequence ATGTTAGAGCATTACGAAGACGCATTAGAACAGTGGATCGCCAGTGTAGTCAGCCATGGTGATGACGATGCTTTGTTTGCCTGTGGCTACTTACAGGGCCATGTGGCCGTAGTGTTATCCCAATTGGAAGCACAGGGTGAAACGGATCTTGATGCGTTAATGCTAAAAATGACCGACTGTCTAGCACTCGCGCGCCAAGAATTAAACGATGCCGATTATGCCTTGGTTGAACAGGCATGGGCACAGCTGCAGGCAAAGATTATAGGCGAATTGGATGTTGCCTAG
- a CDS encoding ATP-NAD kinase family protein, which translates to MIRFRLGLVVNPLAGLGGSVGLKGSDGVAEEALALGAEPKAALRMMQALEVIRDYSDDIEVITASGIMGEDAAKTLGFTTRVVYQTPDKTQALDTQAVVRALLDEPLDLLLFAGGDGTARDVYSVFEQATIDDKLPVLGVPAGVKIHSGVYGITPHASGMVVKMLLDGELVSLMSADVMDIDEVAFRQGTVRAKRFGELLVPAEPRYVQAVKMGGKEVDELVLADIAADVINQMEDELYIMGSGSTVAFVMEELALDNTLLGVDLIQNKNLVGSDLTANELLELTQDKPTKLVITLIGGQGHILGRGNQQLSPELIRRIGKDNIIILATKTKLKALDGRPLIVDSGDPKLDSELGGYYKVTTGYHDYVMYQVANPDLLVAADVSANPVLMES; encoded by the coding sequence GTGATTCGGTTTCGTTTAGGGTTAGTTGTCAATCCGTTGGCTGGCTTAGGTGGCAGTGTTGGTCTTAAGGGCAGCGATGGCGTTGCGGAAGAAGCGCTCGCCTTAGGCGCTGAACCCAAAGCCGCCTTGCGTATGATGCAGGCCCTCGAGGTTATCCGCGATTATAGTGATGACATTGAAGTCATTACCGCTTCAGGCATCATGGGTGAAGACGCCGCTAAAACACTCGGTTTTACCACGCGAGTGGTGTATCAAACTCCGGATAAAACTCAGGCACTGGATACGCAGGCCGTTGTGCGTGCGCTGCTGGATGAACCGCTGGATTTACTCCTTTTTGCCGGTGGCGATGGTACGGCCCGCGATGTTTACTCCGTATTTGAACAAGCTACTATCGACGACAAACTCCCTGTGCTCGGCGTTCCCGCTGGGGTGAAAATTCATTCCGGCGTTTATGGGATTACGCCCCATGCGTCTGGCATGGTGGTCAAAATGTTACTCGATGGTGAGCTCGTCAGTTTAATGTCCGCCGATGTGATGGATATTGACGAAGTGGCCTTTCGCCAAGGCACAGTGCGTGCTAAACGATTTGGCGAGCTTTTAGTGCCCGCCGAGCCGCGTTATGTACAAGCGGTGAAGATGGGCGGCAAGGAAGTCGATGAACTTGTGCTGGCCGATATCGCCGCCGATGTGATCAATCAAATGGAAGATGAACTGTACATCATGGGCTCTGGCAGTACGGTTGCCTTTGTGATGGAAGAGTTAGCTCTGGATAATACCCTGCTCGGTGTTGATCTTATTCAAAATAAAAACCTTGTCGGCAGTGATTTAACCGCCAATGAATTACTCGAACTGACCCAAGATAAGCCGACGAAGTTGGTGATTACCTTAATTGGTGGCCAAGGCCATATCTTAGGGCGCGGTAATCAACAGTTATCGCCCGAGCTCATTCGCCGCATCGGAAAAGACAATATTATTATCCTCGCCACAAAAACTAAGCTAAAAGCACTTGATGGACGACCACTAATTGTGGATAGTGGCGACCCTAAATTAGATAGCGAGCTTGGCGGCTATTACAAAGTGACGACGGGCTACCATGATTACGTTATGTATCAGGTGGCCAATCCAGATTTATTGGTCGCAGCAGATGTGTCGGCCAATCCAGTATTAATGGAGAGTTAG
- a CDS encoding MFS transporter codes for MSTSSSTSQQLRWLCACYFFFFSILGTMVPYLGVFFENRGFNPQEIGFLLAILMATRIVAPNVWAKVADRTGMRAELIKMGAGAAALAYLSFFYHGGFVYMALSLALYTFFWNAILAQLEVITLETLGENASRYGQIRSFGSIGFICLVVGAGFAIGQWGTEVLPYIGLTLFTGMLLSALPLPANRAVRPAGQERHRLKWTKPIVWFMISAMLLQMSAGPFYGFFVLYLKQAGYSESSAGIFVALGAMAEIVMFMFAPRLLGRYGVNTLLIVSIGMTCLRWLLVAFGVDSVLWLGFSQLLHAFTFGLTHAASIQFVHKHFDASHRSQGQALYASLSFGVGGALGTWICGYIWGDGSGAVWSWVFAAVCAFAAMLAVFFIPKDKPGVAAHTA; via the coding sequence TGGGGTCTTCTTCGAGAACCGCGGTTTTAATCCTCAAGAAATTGGCTTTCTACTCGCTATCCTGATGGCGACGCGCATCGTTGCGCCGAATGTGTGGGCTAAAGTGGCTGACCGAACGGGGATGCGCGCCGAGCTGATCAAAATGGGCGCGGGAGCCGCCGCGCTGGCGTATTTGAGTTTCTTCTATCATGGCGGTTTTGTGTATATGGCGCTGAGTTTGGCCCTCTATACTTTCTTTTGGAATGCGATCCTCGCTCAGCTTGAAGTGATCACCTTAGAAACCTTAGGCGAGAATGCCAGTCGCTACGGTCAAATACGCAGTTTTGGCAGTATAGGTTTTATCTGCCTTGTGGTGGGTGCGGGCTTTGCTATCGGCCAGTGGGGCACCGAAGTGTTGCCTTATATCGGCTTGACGTTATTTACCGGGATGCTGCTTAGCGCGTTGCCGCTACCCGCCAATCGAGCGGTGCGCCCCGCGGGGCAGGAGCGGCACCGCCTTAAATGGACTAAGCCAATTGTGTGGTTCATGATTTCCGCTATGTTGTTGCAAATGAGCGCAGGGCCTTTCTACGGCTTCTTCGTCTTATATTTAAAGCAAGCAGGTTACTCGGAATCCTCGGCGGGCATATTTGTCGCCCTTGGCGCTATGGCTGAAATTGTGATGTTTATGTTCGCGCCGCGTTTACTCGGCCGCTATGGCGTGAATACCTTATTGATTGTCAGCATTGGCATGACTTGTCTACGTTGGTTATTGGTTGCCTTTGGGGTAGATAGCGTATTGTGGCTAGGTTTTAGCCAATTATTACATGCCTTTACCTTTGGCTTAACCCACGCCGCATCGATTCAATTTGTGCATAAACATTTCGATGCGAGTCACAGAAGCCAAGGTCAAGCCCTATACGCCAGTTTAAGTTTTGGGGTTGGCGGCGCGCTCGGTACTTGGATCTGTGGCTATATTTGGGGCGATGGTAGCGGGGCGGTTTGGTCTTGGGTATTTGCCGCAGTATGCGCCTTTGCCGCTATGCTGGCGGTATTCTTTATCCCTAAGGATAAACCGGGTGTTGCAGCCCATACGGCCTAG